CAGCCGATCGTTTTGCAGCGGAAAACTGCGGCTCACGGCATCAAACCAGTAGCCTGTCATCCAGCGGTCGAGCCCTTCATCCCGTGAAAGCCAGCTAAAAACGGCAGCCAGTATTATCAAGATGCAAAGCTGGAAAAGATAGAAGCGCGATGGCAGTCGGTAAAGCAGTTTTGTCTTATTTACCGTTGGTTTAGGAAAACTTGTCGTCATCTGAAGGGTGAATACCGTACTGGTCTTAATCTCATGCCCGCAGAATATTCATCGCAGATTAAGAAATCCTTAATAGAATTGAGGTATGATAGGCGCGCGTTTACACCCCGTGCTCTTTGTCAGTTTCTGACTACCGCTGGCACGGGCAATTGAATACACTCTGCGCGTTTCTTTATCTTCTGAGTTCCTAATGCAACATAATACGATAGCTAACAAATCGTTAGGCCGTCAGGCGCTGCTGTTCCCGCTCTGCCTGGTGCTCTACGAATTCTCAACTTATATCGGCAATGACATGATCCAGCCGGGGATGCTGGCCGTTGTGGACCAGTTCCAGGCGGGTGTGGAATGGGTGCCGACCTCAATGACGGCCTACCTGGCGGGCGGGATGTTCCTGCAGTGGCTGCTGGGGCCGCTGTCTGACCGTATTGGCCGCCGTCCGGTGATGCTGACCGGCGTAGTCTGGTTTATCGTTACCTGCCTTGCGACGCTGCTGGCGCAGGACATACAGCAATTCACTTTCCTGCGCTTCCTGCAGGGCGTCAGCCTGTGCTTTATCGGCGCGGTAGGTTACGCCGCCATTCAGGAGTCGTTCGAAGAGTCGGTTTGTATCAAAATAACGGCGCTGATGGCGAACGTTGCGCTGATAGCCCCTCTGCTGGGGCCTCTGGTGGGCGCAGCGTGGATACATGTTGCCCCCTGGGAAACGATGTTCGTCCTGTTTGCGCTGCTGGCCGCTGTCTCTTTCTTCGGCTTGCATAAGGCAATGCCGGAGACCGCGACGCGCCTCGGCGAGAAGCTGTCGCTGAAAGAGCTCGGGCGCGACTATAAGCTGGTGCTGAAAAACCTGCGTTTTGTCTCGGGTGCTCTGGCGACGGGGTTTGTGAGCCTGCCGCTGCTGGCGTGGATTGCCCAGTCGCCGGTGATTATCATCAGCGGGGAAAATCTCAGCACCTATGAATACGGCCTGCTGCAGGTGCCGATCTTCGGGGCGCTGATCCTCGGTAATCTGGTATTGGCCAAACTGACGTCCCGCCGTAGCGTGCGTAGCCTGATTATCATGGGCGGCTGGTGGATTGTGCCCGGCCTGATTGTGGCGGCTGTGGCAACGGTGGTTTCTTCCCACGCTTATCTGTGGATGACCGCGGGCCTGAGCCTTTATGCCTTTGGTATTGGCCTGGCTAACGCCGGCCTGGTGCGCCTGACGCTGTTTGCCAGCGAGATGAGCAAGGGCACGGTGTCAGCGGCGATGGGGATGCTGCAGATGCTGATCTTTACCGTTGGCATTGAGCTGAGCAAGCATGCTTACCAGTTTGGCGGCAACGGGCTGTTCAGCCTGTTTAACCTTGCAGGCGGGCTGGTATGGCTGGGGCTGATGGTGCTGTTCCTGAAAGATAAAACGGTAGGGCAGGCGAGAGACGCCTGATTTTACCCTCACCCTAACCCTCTCCCTAAAAGGGAGAGGGGATAAAAGAGGGTAATTCGACCGTTTTGCTTCCCCTCCCTAAAAGGGAGAGGGGCTTACTTAACCGCCATACCCGGCTGAGCACCGCTGTCCGGGCTCAGCAGGAAGATATCTTTCCCGCCAGGCCCTGCGGCCATCACCATCCCTTCAGAAACGCCAAAGCGCATCTTACGCGGGGCAAGGTTGGCCACCATTACGGTCAGGCGACCTTCCAGCTTAGACGGGTCCGGATAAGCGGTACGAATTCCGGAGAAGACGTTACGTTTTTCGCCGCCGAGATCCAGCGTCAGGCGCAGCAGCTTGTCGGAGCCTTCCACGAATTCCGCCTTCTCAATCAGCGCGATGCGCATATCCACCTTCGCGAAATCATCAAAGGTGATGGTCTCCTGGATCGGATCGTCCGCCAGCGGGCCGGTTACCGGCGTTGCATTCAGCGCCTTCACTTCTTCCTTAGACGCTTCCACCAGCGCTTCCACCTGTTTCATTTCAATACGGTTGTACAATGCCTTGAAGCTGTTCACTTTATGATTCAGCAGCGGCGTGGCGATGTTGTCCCAGCCAAGCTCGGTATTAAGGAACGCCTCTGTACGCTCGGTCAGCGACGGCAGAACCGGCTTCAGCCAGGTCATCAGCACGCGGAACATATTCAGGCCCATGGTGCAGATAGCCTGCAGATCGGCGTCGCGGCCTTCCTGCTTAGCCACAACCCACGGAGCCTGCTCGTCCACGTAGCGGTTGGCGATATCCGCCAGCGCCATGATCTCGCGAACCGCGCGACCAAATTCACGGCTGTTCCAGGCTTCACCGATGCTTTCTGCCGCATCGGTAAAGGTTTTGTACAGCTCCGCATCGGCAATCTCTGCCGCCAGCATGCCGTCAAAGCGTTTAGCAATAAAGCCGGCGTTGCGAGAGGCAAGGTTAACCACTTTGTTAACGATATCGCTGTTCACGCGCTGCACGAAGTCTTCCAGATTAAGGTCGATGTCGTCGATGCGGGAAGAGAGCTTCGCGGTGTAGTAGTAACGCAGGCTGTCGGCGTCAAAGTGGTTCAGCCAGGTGCTGGCTTTAATAAAGGTGCCGCGAGATTTCGACATCTTCGCGCCGTTTACCGTCACATAGCCGTGAACAAACAGGTTAGTCGGCTTACGGAAGTTGCTGCCTTCCAGCATGGCTGGCCAGAACAGGCTGTGGAAGTAAACGATGTCTTTGCCGATGAAGTGGTAGAGCTCTGCATCAGAGTCTTTCTTCCAGTATTCGTCGAAGCTGGTGGTGTCGCCGCGCTTGTCGCAGAGATTCTTAAAGGAGCCCATGTAACCGATCGGCGCATCCAGCCAGACGTAGAAGTATTTGCCCGGCGCGTTCGGAATTTCGAAGCCGAAGTAAGGCGCATCGCGGGAGATATCCCACTGCTGCAGACCGGACTCGAACCACTCCTGCATCTTGTTAGCAACCTGCTCCTGCAGCGCACCGCTGCGGGTCCATGCCTGCAGCATTTCGCTGAAGGACGGCAGGTCGAAGAAGAAGTGCTCGGAATCACGCATTTCAGGCGTCGCGCCAGATATCACGGATTTCGGATCGATAAGCTCGGTTGGGCTATAGGTTGAGCCGCACACTTCGCAGTTATCGCCGTACTGATCCGGGGCTTTACATTTCGGGCAGGTGCCTTTCACGAAACGGTCCGGCAGGAACATGCCTTTCTCCGGATCGTAGAGCTGAGAGATAGTGCGGTTCTTAATAAAACCGTTCTCTTTCAGGCGGCCATAAATCAGCTCCGACAGCTCGCGGTTCTCATCGCTGTGGGTGGAGTGGTAGTTGTCATAGCTGATGTTGAAACCTGCAAAATCAGTCTGATGCTCCTGACTCATTTCGGCAATCATCTGCTCAGGCGTGACGCCCAACTGCTGAGCTTTCAGCATGATTGGCGTGCCGTGTGCGTCGTCTGCGCAGATGAAGTTAACCTCGTTGCCGCGCATTCGTTGGTAACGGACCCAGACATCAGCCTGAATATGCTCCAGCATGTGACCGAGGTGGATTGAGCCGTTTGCGTACGGCAGGGCGCACGTTACCAATATTTTTTTCGCGGGTTGAGTCATAGTGGGGATTGCATCTTCTGATTTAAAAAAGGGGATTCGATATTACCGGATTGGTAAATATTTGGTAACCCCAAAGCCCGCAATAACCGCATATGAATAGGCAGCGTGGTTTCTGGTATGCTTAACGGATTGCAATGTCCGATAAAACATAAGGAGTCGGGATGAATTCGCAATCCCCGTCCAGCAAGTCCCCGGAGCAGCTACGTGCGATGGTCGCCGGGACCCTGGCCAATTTTCAGCACCCTACCTTGAAGCACAACCTCACTGCGCTGAAAGCGCTGCATCATGTGGCGATGCTCGACGATACTTTACACGTTGAGCTGCAGATGCCGTTTGCCTGGCAAAGTGGATTTGAGACGTTGAAAGAGACCTGCAGCTCTGATCTGCTGCGGATCACCGGCGCGAAAGCGGTGGACTGGAAACTAAGCCACCACATTGCCACCCTTAAACGTGTCAAAAACCAGCCCGGGATTAACGGCGTAAAAAATATTATTGCCGTCAGCTCCGGCAAAGGTGGGGTGGGGAAATCGACGACCGCGGTCAATATGGCGCTGGCGCTGGCCGCCGAAGGAGCCAAAGTCGGTATTCTCGATGCCGATATTTATGGTCCGTCGATCCCGACGATGCTGGGCGCTGAGCATGAACGCCCAACGTCCCCGGATGGCAAGCACATGGCGCCGATCGTCGCGCACGGCCTGGCGACCAATTCGATCGGTTACCTCGTCACCGACGAAAACGCTATGGTCTGGCGCGGCCCGATGGCCAGCAAGGCGCTGATGCAGATGCTGCAGGAGACCCTGTGGCCTGACCTGGATTATCTGGTCATCGATATGCCGCCGGGCACCGGCGATATCCAGCTGACGCTGGCGCAGAACATCCCGGTCACCGGGGCGATGGTGGTCACCACGCCGCAGGACATCGCGCTGATTGACGCCCGTAAAGGGATTGTGATGTTCGAAAAGGTTGAGGTGCCGGTGGTCGGTATTGTTGAGAATATGAGCATTCATATTTGCAGCAACTGCGGCCACCAGGAGCCTATCTTTGGCACGGGCGGCGCCGAGAAGCTGGCGCAGCAGTACCACACTACGCTGCTGGGCCAGCTGCCGCTGCATATTACGCTGCGTGAAGACCTGGATGCCGGTAAACCGACGGTCATTAACCGCCCGGAAAGCGACATTACCACGCTGTACCGTGAACTGGCGGGCCGCGTGGCGGCTCAGCTTTACTGGAACGGGGAAGTGATCCCAAGCGAGATCGCCTTCAGAGCGGTGTAAAGATTTAGCCGCGGCTCCGTTTCTTGTTTTCCCCCTCTCCCCCGGGAGAGGGCTACTTCAGCACAAAATGCATTAAATAATATTCGCCGTCCGGCCCGTCTCCCGGCGCCTCAATATGCCAGCCGTTACGCCGATAAAACTCAACCGCATGTTGATTTTTAGCCAGGCACTTTAGCGAGCCGGTGCCGGTAAATTCACTCTGAACTTTCTCTAGCAAGGCTTTTCCCGCCCCGGTTCCCTGGTATTCCGGACTGACAAACAGGTTATGCAAAAAATTGTCCTGAACCCAGACGGAAGCGAAGCCAACGCGATGACCGTTTTCTTCGGCCACCCAGATGCGCTCATCCTGCGTAGCACTGTCAAAGTCTTCGAGCTGCCATGCGCTGCCGTCGAGCCAGGGCCAGGCTGCGCGGCGAGAGTGAAGGTAGAGGGTACGTAAGAAGGGACGATCGGATTCTTGCCAAAGTCGGAGTATCAAATGGTTGCCTTTTATCAGGAAAATTCGCCCATCGAGTCTACCCTTATGCCTGAACGTTGCCAATAAACAGCCGCCAATGACGTGACAAGCGGATAAATCCGCCTGGATTATGTTACAACGCGGTCGCTTCTCTATATACTGCCCGCTTTTGGACCCTGAGATTGCCCCATGTTGAATAATGACGTACTGCTTAGCGTTCGCTATATGCTGAACCTGAATAACGATGGAATCGTTAAGATCCTTGCCCTGACCGGCACCGACGTCCCCGCTGAACAAATCGTTCCGTGGCTGAAGAAAGAGGACGAAGAGGGCTTTAAAACCTGCCCGGATCTGATTATGGCAAACTTTCTCAACGGTCTTATCTACTTCAAACGCGGCAAAGACGAAAGCAAGCCCGAGCCGAAGCTTGAGCGCCGGATGACCAATAACATCATTCTTAAAAAGCTGCGCATTGCTTTTGAGCTAAAGTCTGACGACGTGCTGGAGATCCTGACCGCCCAGCAGTTCCGCATCTCTATGCCGGAAATTACCGCCATGATGCGTAACCCGGATCACAAGAACTACCGCGAGTGCGGCGACCAGTTCCTGCGCTACTTCCTGCGCGGTCTGACCCAGCGTCTGAAGCCTGCGAAAGCGGAATAAGAGGCACCCCAAAAGAGGGATGATGGCAGATTGTCCCTCTTGATCCCTTAGCCGTGGTCGCGCGCCGCGTCGTCAGTACAGCGTTGCCTCACGCATCATCTCGATAAGTCTTCTCAGCCCGGGATGAAGCTGTCTGCGGCTCGGGTAGTACATTACCATCGGCTCGTCCTCACAGACCCATTCCGGAATAACCTGTATCAGCTGCCCGCTCTTCAGCAAAGGCCGAACCCGTACATCCAGGCAGTAGGCCAGCCCGAAGCCGTTTAAGGCGGTATCAATGATCATTTCGCTTTCATTAAGGATCAGCGAGCCGGGCACATCCAGCGCCAGCGCCTCCTCTCCCCGGTTAAGCTCCCACTTGTAAAGCGTGCCGTTGCCGAGCCGCATGCGGATGCACTGATGCTCAAGAAGATCGTCCGGGTGAGCCAGCGGCAGATGGGCGCTGTTTCTCAAATACTCAGGCGAAGCGACAACAATCCACCGGAGTTTGCGCGTCACCGGCATTGCAATCATGTCCTTAGGGACGCTCTCTCCGTAGCGGATCCCCGCGTCATAGCCGCTGCCAATAATATCGACCAGCGTGTTGTCGACGGTAATTTCCATCTGCAGTCGCGGATACATGGACATAAATTTCGCCAGCACAGGGGCAAACAGCAGCTGGGCGGCGTCTCGCGGAATATTAATTCGCAGCCGCCCGACCGGGGATTCACGATAATGATCGAGCTCGTCGAGCGCCATGCGGATATGCGAAAAGCCGGTTTCCAGATGGCCAAGCAGCGCTTCGCCAGCGTCGGTTGGCACCACGGAACGGCTGGTACGGTTGAGCAGACGGACCCCAAGCCTCTCTTCCAGCCCGCGCATGGTGTGGCTCAGCGCCGAGGTGGAAACCCCCAGCTCAGAGGCCGCAAGGCGGAAGCTTTTACGGCGGCAGATGGTTAAAAAAACGTTGAGATCGGCAAGCTCGCCACGGACCGGAGCAGGCATAAAAGGCTCTCTGTCATCAAGGGTTCGTTGAAATTAATTCAACTTAACATGAGTTATCATAAGTTCACAGAACAGACAGGGGGAAATCATGGCAATCGAAACGATTCATATCGCGGGTATCTCTGAACCAGTCAGCCGTATCGGCCTCGGGACCTGGGCAATTGGCGGCAGCATGTGGGGCGGCAGCAACGACGAGCAGTCGATAGCGACGCTGCATGAAGCGCTGGAGCGCGGCATCAACCTTATCGATACCGCACCGGTATACGGTTTTGGGCACTCGGAAGAGGTGGTGGGGAAAGCGCTGGTAGGCCGTCGCGACAGGGCTATTATTGCCACTAAAGTGGCTCTGGACTGGGATGATGCCGGGCGCGTGACGCGTAATTCCACACCGCAGCGCATTCGTCAGGAAATCGAAGACTCGCTTCGTCGCCTGCAAACGGATTACATTGATCTGTACCAGGTTCACTGGCCGGACGATCTGGTGGCGATTGACGAAACCGCTCGCGTGCTGGAAACGCTGCACCAGCAGGGAAAATTCCGTGCGCTGGGCGTCAGCAACTATTCGCCAGCGCAGATGGACCGATTCCGCAGCGCTGCGCCGCTGGCAACCATGCAGCCGCCGCTTAACCTCTTTGAGCGTGGCGCAACGGAAACGGAACTGCTGCCGTATGCGAAATATCACCAGATGGTGGTGCTGGCCTATGGCGCGATTTGCCGCGGCCTGCTGTCTGGCCGTATGACGCCGGAAACCGTCTTTGGTGAAGGCGATCTGCGCAGCTTCGATCCTAAATTCCAGCAGCCTCGCTTTGCGCAGTATCTGGCCGCGGTCGAAGCGTTGAAGGCGTTTGCCGCCGAGCGCTATGGTAAGAGCGTGATGGCTCTTGCGCTGCGCTGGGTGCTTGACGCGGGCCCAACCATCGCGCTGTGGGGCGCTCGCCGTCCTGAACAGTTGAACGGGGTGGAAGACGTTTCCGGCTGGACCTTGACCGCCGAAGACAAACGCGACATCGACGCAATTTTAACTCAGCATATTAGTGCGCCGCTGGGGGCCGAATTTATGGCGCCTCCGCACCGTAAAACATCGCTTTAGTATTCTCTCGCGCCCCGGGTGATTCCGCGCCCGGGGTCTATTTTGTTGTTCACCTGCACAAGTCAAAAAACTATGTCATCACTTAATGAACAGGCCCTGGAAAAGGGGACCGAAGCGGTATCCCTGTCTCGCTCGGGGCTGCTGAAAGCGCTGTTCGCGCTCGGCATGGGCGGCTTTGCCATCGGTACCGGCGAATTCGTTATCATGGGACTGCTGCCGGATGCCGCAAACGGACTGCATGTCTCCATTCCTTCTGCGGGCCACCTGATCAGTATTTATGCGCTGGGCGTGGTGGTCGGTGCTCCGCTGCTGGCGGTGCTTGGCGCGCGGATGGCGCGGCGTGATTTTCTGATTGCCCTGATGGCGATGTTTGCCGTCGGCAACCTGCTGAGCGCCTTTGCGCCCGGCTACTACTCGATGATGCTGGCGCGTTTTCTAGCCGGTTTTCCACATGGCACATTCTTTGGCGTGGCCGCGCTGCTGGCAGCAAGCCTCGTTGAGCGCTCAAAGCGGGCGCAGGCGGTGTCTATGGTGCTGTTGGGCCTGACCATCGCCAATTTACTGGGGGTGCCGGCAGTGGCGGCTATCGGCCAGCTGTTCGGCTGGCGCAGCGCGTTCGCCATTGTGGGCGGACTTGCCGTACTGACGCTGATTCTGGTTTGGGCCTGGGTTCCATGGCGTGCCGGGGATAAGGCTGCCAGCCCGCTTCGCGAGCTGACCGCCTTGACCCGCAAGCAGGTGCTGCTGACGCTTGCCATCGGCGCGATTGGCAGCGGCGGCATGTTCTCCGTCTTCAGCTACGTTAAGCCTACCATGCTGGAGCTCGCGCATCAGTCGGTCGGCATGATCCCGGTAATCCTGTCGATGTTTGGTCTGGGGATGATTGTCGGCAATATCGTCGGTGGCCGCCTTGCGGATCGCGGGCTTGAGAAAACCGTTCGTCTGCTGCTGATTTGGGCGATCCTGGTGCTCAGCGCTTACGTTTACACTTCGCATTATCCGTGGCTTGGTGCGGTTACCGTGATGCTGGTGGGCACGATGGTGTCGCTCTCCTCAGTGCTGCAAATTCGCCTGATGGATGTCGCAGGTGATGCGCAAACTATGGCGGCGGCGATGAACCACTCGGCATTCAACATCGCTAACGCCCTGGGCGCCTGGCTTGGCGGGGTCACCATTTCCGCAGGTTTTGGCTGGGAGTCCACCGGCTGGGTCGGCGCGATTCTGGCGGTGCTCGGCCTGCTGATCCATACCTGGGCGGTTATTGACGCCAAAAAACATCCCCCTTTAGCACATTGAGGTTCCGATCGTGACAGTCAGTTTGGCTCTTGCAGAAGCGCTGCTCGCCAGCGTAAAAACGGCGGTGGAAACCCACCGCTTTCCACCCGTTTCAGCCGTAGTGCTGGACAGCGGCGGCCATTTGACGGCCTTTGCCCGCATGGACGGGACTTTCCTCGCTACCATTGATATCGCCATGCGTAAAGCGAGAACGGCGGTATTATTCCAGGCGAAGAGTGAGGATGTTGGCGCTAACCTGCATCCTGACGGCCCGGCTTATTCTCTGGAAAACAGCAACGGTGGTCTGGTGGGCATCGAGGGTGGCATTCCGCTGCGTAACGCAGAGGGCGTGGTTATTGGCGCGATTGGCGTGTCCGGGGCCACGAAAGAGCAGGACGGACAAATCGCCGCTTTTGCGGTGGAAGCGGTGTTCGGCAGCCGCGCTTAAATGAAAAAAGGAGCGAATTTCGCTCCTTTTGCTTTTGGCTGAAAATAAAGCCTATCTTACGCAATCAGCTTGCTCATCGGCTCTTCCTCGCGGCTGCGGGGAAGAGCAAGAGTCTTTATCAGAACGCCAGAGAACCCTGTACGAAGAAGGTACGAGGTTCGCCTACGTATTTGCCTGAGTTGTTGTCGCTGGAGCGGGTGTAATAACGCTGATCGAACAGGTTTTTAATCCCTGCGCCCAGCTTCAGGTGAGACAGGGACGGCCCAAAGTCATACTCGCCGCGCATATTCCACACCATGTAGCCTGCGATGTTACCAAACTGCCCGTCCGCGCTTTCGTCGGTGATATAGGTATCGCCGGTGCCAGGAGAACTTTGTTTGGACTGAGCAAAGCTGTCCAGATTCCATACCCAGTTGCCGGTCGCGTAGCGGGTACCCACGGTATAGACCTGACGCGAGTAGTACGGCAGGTCTTTATCAGCAAACGCGCCGTTGTCGCTGGTGGCTTTGGTGTAGGTATAGGTGGTGTAAACGCTGACGCCATCCAGCGCACGGTTGAGCTCGCTCAGGTCGTAGTTAAGCGCCAGTTCAATCCCCTGGTGCTTAGTGGCGCCCAGGTTAGTCCAGCCCACGGTATTGCTGATGTACTGCAGCTGATCGTTGAAGTCGATATAGAACAGCGTTGCTTCGGCTTTGATGACCGTATCGTCGTAGCGAGTACCGAACTCATAGGTGTGGGCTTTTTCAGGCGACAGACCCGGTGCCGGCTGGCTGCCGTTTCCGCCTTTCGTCAGCTGGAAGTACTGCATGCTGCCAAACGAGGTGCTGGCGTTGGCGAACAGCTTCCAGGAATCGGACAGGTGGTACATCACGCTAAGAGAAGGCAGCGGCTGGCTGTAGCTCTTCTCGCGGGAGATCTTGTTAAACTCGTCGCTGATGTGTGTCTTGATGCTCTCGTAGCGCAGACCCGGCGTGATGGTCCAGTTGCTGACGTTGATCGCGTCATCAATATAAAACGCGTTAGCTGCCGTGCCGCCGTAGGTGTGCTGATAGTAGGTGGATGCGTCAGGCTGCTGCCAGGTTTTATCCGGGTTATAGCTGGTCGAGCGGAAGGCTTTTTCGTCCGCGGTTTCGTTCAGGTAGCGGTAGCCAAGCGTGACTTCATGGGACATATCCCAGAAGCGGAACAGTTGCGAGTAAGACGGCTCGATAGCCCACGTGGTGTAATGGCGCGGGAAGGAACCCATCTGGTACAGGCCCTTATCGCCCACTTTCTGGGCAATATCGCTGCCGCGATAGCTGTCGGTGAAGTAGGTCAGGACCTCCAGCTTTTTGTCATCTTCGGTGTGCTTATATTTGAAAGACATGTCCTTGCGGCGGCCTTCAAACTGGTCCCACGGGCGAGTCGACTGGAATGGGTTAGCGGCGTACTGCGCGCTGGTCAACCCCCCCGGCATCCCGGCTTTAGCATCATAATAGTGGAAGTTAGCCTGAAGCTCATCGCGATCGGTGAAGTTGTACTTCGTCTTCAGCATGAAATCGTCGATGTCGGTATTGTCGTTGCTTTCGCGGTAGCCCTGGCCGTGCAGGCCGGAGTAGAGCAGCTCTGCGCCAAGGCCGTTATCTGCCGTTCCGCCTACGGAGGCGCTGGTCAATGTCTTCAGGCCGCCGTGGCTGGCGCCCTGGGTCTGCGCGCTCACGGTACCGCCAAATTCTTTCGGAATATCGCGGGTGACGAAGTTAATTACGCCGCCCACGTTTTGCGGTCCATAACGCACCGCGCCGCCGCCGCGAACCACGTCAACGGACTGAATGTTGCCCATGCCCAATGGCGCCATGGAGAGCTGTGGCTGGCCGTAGGGCGCAACCGCAAGCGGGACGCCATCCATCAGGATGGTAGAGCGTGGCGACAGGCGTGAAGTCAGGCCACGGATGCCAACGTTGAGAGAAATGTCGCTGCCGCCGGTGCCGTTGCTGTCACGTACCTGAACGCCTGGGATGCCCTTCAGGGCGTCGGCAAGCGTCTCTGAGCCCTGCTCATGCAGCTGCTGCTCGGTGACGATTGAGCGTGCGCCAGGGTGGTTAAGCAGTACGGTGCTGGTGTCCGGGTTATCCAGCCAGTTGCCGACAACGGTAATGTCATCAGCGGGTTTTTCTGCCGGGGCTTTATCTGTTTGGGTTTTATCTGCTGCGAGAACTGGCAGCGCGAATGCTACGGCGCTTGCCAGGAGAGAGACACGAAAAAGGGGGCGCATCATCATTCCTTTACAACGTTGGATTGCTGTTATCTGTTTTTTTGGAAATGACAATCTTAATGATAATTATTTTCAAGTAAATAGTTTTATTGCGGAATAGTTCGGAATAAGTCAAAAAGTAAGCAAAATAAAGCCGAGCTGTTGAATCAGCCCGGCTTTTTACTTTATGGGGTAACCCAGAAGACGCCGCTGTAGTCGAGGGCGGTGAACTGTTTGTGGGCCTGTTCGATATCGGCCTGCGGGTCGATGTCTTTGAACAGATCCGGATGCAGGAACTTAGCGATAGTTTCTACCGCAATATAGTT
This region of Cedecea lapagei genomic DNA includes:
- a CDS encoding TonB-dependent receptor family protein — protein: MRPLFRVSLLASAVAFALPVLAADKTQTDKAPAEKPADDITVVGNWLDNPDTSTVLLNHPGARSIVTEQQLHEQGSETLADALKGIPGVQVRDSNGTGGSDISLNVGIRGLTSRLSPRSTILMDGVPLAVAPYGQPQLSMAPLGMGNIQSVDVVRGGGAVRYGPQNVGGVINFVTRDIPKEFGGTVSAQTQGASHGGLKTLTSASVGGTADNGLGAELLYSGLHGQGYRESNDNTDIDDFMLKTKYNFTDRDELQANFHYYDAKAGMPGGLTSAQYAANPFQSTRPWDQFEGRRKDMSFKYKHTEDDKKLEVLTYFTDSYRGSDIAQKVGDKGLYQMGSFPRHYTTWAIEPSYSQLFRFWDMSHEVTLGYRYLNETADEKAFRSTSYNPDKTWQQPDASTYYQHTYGGTAANAFYIDDAINVSNWTITPGLRYESIKTHISDEFNKISREKSYSQPLPSLSVMYHLSDSWKLFANASTSFGSMQYFQLTKGGNGSQPAPGLSPEKAHTYEFGTRYDDTVIKAEATLFYIDFNDQLQYISNTVGWTNLGATKHQGIELALNYDLSELNRALDGVSVYTTYTYTKATSDNGAFADKDLPYYSRQVYTVGTRYATGNWVWNLDSFAQSKQSSPGTGDTYITDESADGQFGNIAGYMVWNMRGEYDFGPSLSHLKLGAGIKNLFDQRYYTRSSDNNSGKYVGEPRTFFVQGSLAF